One region of Chlorobiota bacterium genomic DNA includes:
- a CDS encoding DUF1501 domain-containing protein, protein MKRRDFLKRTAPAALLPFTIGGFGVKAYARTPLLDALAASAIDTDRVLVLVQLNGGNDGLNTVIPLDQYGSYNAARTNIAIAENQILKLTDATGIHPQMTGIKAMYDQQKVRVVQSVGYPNPDFSHFRSTDIWLTASDYDQYTNTGWLGRYLQEEFPGFPSGYPNAQMPDPLAIQIGSTISTALETDVANMGMAFSDPTSFYNIVNGTGNDPAPDSNAGHELDYIRQVGQQIQLFATPVRNAANKATNKSKLYPAARQNVLADQLGIVAKLIAGGLKTRIYIVNIGGFDTHANQNNGGNGTPVPHGTLLGQVSVAIQAFQDDLRLLGLEDRVVGMTFSEFGRRIKSNSSAGTDHGAAAPLIVFGTNVIPGILGANPIIPNNPTPNDNLPMQYDFRAVYASLLKDWFGAPDSELQKVLFRNFPILPIIKGTSSGAELQQGGSAAIAVGAAYPNPTRSTARIPFTSGGGHIELSIFDSEGRRVATLVDRTLLAGPHEATLDASDLPAGTYYCRLQSGGSSKMGQIVVVK, encoded by the coding sequence ATGAAACGTAGAGACTTCCTGAAGCGAACGGCCCCGGCTGCTCTTCTGCCGTTCACGATTGGCGGGTTTGGCGTGAAAGCCTACGCCCGCACGCCACTGCTGGACGCGCTGGCGGCCTCGGCCATTGATACCGATCGCGTGCTGGTGCTGGTGCAGCTGAACGGCGGAAACGACGGGTTGAACACCGTCATTCCGTTGGACCAATACGGCAGCTACAACGCCGCACGCACCAACATCGCCATTGCCGAAAACCAAATCTTAAAGCTCACCGATGCCACCGGAATTCACCCGCAGATGACCGGCATCAAGGCGATGTACGATCAGCAAAAAGTGCGCGTGGTGCAAAGCGTTGGTTATCCAAATCCAGACTTTTCCCACTTCCGCAGCACCGACATCTGGCTGACCGCCAGCGATTACGACCAGTACACCAACACCGGATGGCTGGGGCGATACTTGCAGGAGGAGTTCCCCGGCTTCCCGTCCGGCTACCCGAACGCGCAGATGCCGGACCCGCTGGCAATCCAGATTGGCTCAACAATCAGCACCGCGCTGGAGACCGACGTTGCCAATATGGGGATGGCGTTCAGCGACCCAACGTCGTTCTACAACATCGTCAACGGAACCGGCAACGACCCCGCGCCCGACAGCAACGCCGGGCATGAGCTTGACTACATCCGCCAGGTTGGCCAGCAAATCCAGCTGTTCGCAACCCCGGTGCGGAACGCCGCCAACAAAGCAACGAACAAATCAAAACTCTATCCGGCGGCACGCCAAAACGTCCTGGCCGACCAGCTTGGGATCGTGGCAAAACTGATTGCCGGTGGGCTGAAGACCCGCATCTACATTGTGAACATCGGCGGGTTCGACACGCACGCCAACCAGAACAACGGCGGCAACGGAACCCCGGTCCCGCACGGGACGTTGCTCGGCCAAGTTTCGGTGGCGATTCAAGCATTCCAAGACGACCTGCGGTTGCTCGGTTTGGAGGACCGGGTGGTGGGGATGACCTTCAGCGAGTTTGGGCGAAGGATAAAATCGAACAGCAGTGCCGGGACCGATCACGGCGCGGCGGCCCCGCTGATTGTGTTCGGCACCAATGTGATACCAGGGATTTTGGGGGCCAACCCAATCATCCCCAACAACCCAACGCCGAACGATAACCTGCCGATGCAGTACGACTTCCGTGCGGTCTATGCCTCCCTGCTGAAAGATTGGTTTGGCGCGCCCGACAGCGAATTGCAGAAAGTGCTGTTCCGCAACTTCCCGATCCTTCCCATCATCAAGGGAACCAGCAGCGGTGCGGAGTTGCAGCAGGGGGGATCAGCCGCGATTGCGGTAGGGGCAGCATACCCCAACCCAACGCGGTCCACGGCACGGATTCCGTTCACCAGCGGCGGTGGCCATATCGAGCTTTCCATCTTCGACAGCGAAGGCCGCCGCGTTGCCACGCTGGTGGATCGCACGCTCCTCGCCGGACCCCACGAAGCCACCCTGGACGCAAGCGACCTTCCAGCAGGAACCTACTACTGCCGATTGCAAAGCGGAGGGAGCAGCAAGATGGGGCAGATAGTGGTGGTGAAGTAG
- a CDS encoding DUF1800 domain-containing protein translates to MNRRKFLAGLPPGVASVLPKHAPSGKATAQFHRVSTGLEPYTGAWGRAQSAHLLRRTMFGARKQDIDTVAAMTIGTAVDLLLQPGPQPPPPPDYNDANGSTAWSTAAYNSSRDNAFLAFTISWWCDLMLSQAISLREKMTLFWHNHFVSSWTSVKDSRYMYRQNALFRQHALGNCKELTKQVTLDPAMLRYLNGNTNKKGTPNENYARELQELFTIGKGAEIAPGNYTNYTEEDIKAAARVLTGYSDDTGAIKHKFTAANHDSGNKTFSANYGGKVIAGRSNESGAMAELDELLGMIFDQEATALYLCRKLYRWFVYYQIDAATEQNMIVPMAQLLRSNNYDVAPVLRALFSSAHFYDSANVGCMIKNPVDLVIGTLRLFTFPDLNPDKLNFKYFGLRTLRRTMATMQADIMGHPNVAGWPAYWQEPVYHRAWINADTLQKRVKFTNDLATDGYKLDEGYATLLIDPIEITSFVSDPSDVSKLIDESATLLFPNAITPRQHDQIKAVLLPGLPDYEWTVEWEDYQKDPTNDSKKNAVAGKLSAMIKHLLAMAEYQLS, encoded by the coding sequence ATGAACCGCCGCAAATTCCTTGCAGGGCTTCCGCCCGGGGTGGCAAGCGTTTTGCCGAAGCACGCGCCTTCCGGCAAAGCCACCGCACAGTTCCACCGCGTTAGCACCGGGCTTGAGCCGTACACCGGGGCTTGGGGGCGTGCACAATCCGCCCATTTGCTGCGCCGGACCATGTTCGGGGCACGCAAACAGGACATTGACACTGTTGCCGCCATGACGATCGGCACGGCGGTGGACCTGCTGTTGCAACCCGGCCCGCAGCCCCCGCCACCCCCCGATTACAACGATGCCAATGGCTCCACCGCGTGGTCCACAGCGGCCTACAACTCCTCACGCGATAACGCTTTCCTGGCCTTTACCATCTCTTGGTGGTGCGACCTGATGCTAAGCCAAGCAATCTCGCTGCGGGAAAAAATGACCCTGTTTTGGCACAACCATTTCGTCTCAAGCTGGACCTCGGTGAAGGACTCCCGCTACATGTACCGCCAGAACGCACTCTTCCGCCAGCACGCGCTTGGGAACTGCAAGGAACTCACCAAACAGGTAACGCTGGACCCCGCGATGCTTCGCTATCTGAACGGGAACACCAACAAAAAAGGAACCCCGAACGAGAATTACGCTCGCGAACTGCAAGAGCTGTTCACCATTGGGAAAGGGGCCGAGATTGCCCCGGGGAACTACACCAACTACACCGAGGAGGACATCAAAGCCGCCGCGCGGGTGCTGACCGGCTACAGCGACGACACCGGCGCGATCAAACACAAGTTCACCGCCGCGAACCACGACAGCGGCAACAAAACCTTCTCGGCCAATTACGGCGGGAAGGTGATCGCCGGACGAAGCAACGAGAGCGGCGCAATGGCCGAGCTGGATGAGTTGTTGGGGATGATCTTCGACCAGGAAGCAACCGCGCTCTACCTCTGCCGGAAACTCTACCGCTGGTTTGTCTATTACCAGATTGATGCGGCGACCGAGCAGAACATGATTGTGCCCATGGCCCAGCTGCTCCGAAGCAACAACTACGACGTTGCCCCGGTGTTGCGGGCGTTGTTCAGCAGTGCACACTTCTACGATTCGGCAAATGTGGGCTGCATGATTAAGAACCCGGTGGACCTTGTGATCGGGACGCTGCGCCTGTTCACCTTCCCCGATTTGAACCCCGATAAACTCAACTTCAAATATTTCGGGCTTCGGACCCTGCGCCGCACCATGGCCACGATGCAGGCGGATATCATGGGGCATCCGAACGTTGCCGGATGGCCGGCATATTGGCAGGAACCGGTCTATCACCGCGCCTGGATCAATGCCGACACGTTGCAGAAACGGGTGAAGTTCACCAACGACCTTGCCACCGACGGCTACAAGCTGGACGAAGGCTACGCCACATTGCTGATTGACCCGATTGAGATTACCAGCTTCGTCAGCGACCCATCGGACGTGAGCAAGCTGATTGATGAATCCGCCACGCTCCTGTTCCCCAACGCCATTACCCCGCGCCAGCACGACCAGATAAAAGCCGTGCTGCTCCCGGGATTGCCCGATTACGAATGGACAGTGGAGTGGGAGGATTACCAGAAAGATCCAACCAACGACTCAAAGAAGAACGCCGTTGCCGGAAAGCTATCAGCCATGATAAAACATCTGCTGGCGATGGCGGAATACCAGCTCTCGTAA
- a CDS encoding polysaccharide biosynthesis tyrosine autokinase encodes MASNNNYPYGRDGANGSQLPSRSQQFSPARPQPYNTDMVRLQRTLRDVDEKKNRLQWLDYVGLLWRGKWIILACLLVMGSLAAWYTYSLPFIYESSLQILVNEKDQSIDLLNNRNYWSNTDRELKKELQILTSRPIYEKAAQRLLTLRYTDTIRRKTVLPMLVAVEAKLGTASHNQSSQDRHARLIDEVVESLHKMIEVKPSKDADIIQVITRAGDPLEAALVANTFAEVYIKDNKEQNSRKATQIRQFVADKMEKVRDSLAVIELRLKDYLESKNILGLDIQAHDLVQAKSKLENDASQTQIQISTLSRKLQEARQQYQAVDSGFATEFASGDWAYASQLQTQIASLKTQRGLMLSVPFDGASKLAYDQKVKTLTEQMEMLESQLAPVIARLKNSNVGTLLSTTKQGELPTAPLGNLRQQIFEDEIALQALRAQGAAINAARAQVNAQMSAVPQQQMDVGRLVREQSASAKMYEDMLDEYNKKVLEEQSVTSTARIFEDAQPVLKPVSPNRTANILTGCFLGLAIGVGIALLLAYSDTTVHSPDDLEKHGFTVLTAIPLIPEGMLNYEIISNDPLSVRLNGRASSHLITHIQPKAPISESYRSLRTAVQFAAIEEPVRKILVASSVPQEGKSTTSTNLAITLAQSGARTLLIDCDLRRPTQNSVFGFPREPGLVNCLIGMARLDEAIRPSGIPNLDILSSGSIPPNPSELIGSRRMRELLNDLEKDYDMILIDSPPIGAVTDAMILSTMTDTTILVVRAHKTKMEFLEKSREGLERVNTPLLGVVLNDFDVSQTYGSASYKYYRYYRYYNYYGGMEEEESSRRKDRRAKAIANGEATEKQPRLHG; translated from the coding sequence ATGGCATCGAACAACAACTATCCGTATGGAAGGGACGGAGCGAATGGTTCCCAGCTTCCATCACGTTCGCAGCAATTTTCCCCCGCACGCCCGCAGCCGTACAACACCGACATGGTGCGGCTTCAGCGGACGCTTCGCGATGTGGATGAGAAGAAGAACCGCTTGCAGTGGTTGGATTACGTTGGCTTGCTTTGGCGTGGGAAGTGGATCATCCTTGCCTGCCTTCTTGTGATGGGGTCGCTGGCGGCGTGGTACACCTATTCGTTGCCGTTTATTTACGAGTCATCGTTGCAGATTCTGGTCAATGAAAAAGACCAAAGCATTGACCTTCTGAACAACCGCAACTACTGGTCCAACACCGACCGCGAGCTGAAGAAAGAGCTGCAAATTCTGACCTCACGACCCATCTATGAAAAAGCCGCACAACGATTACTGACGCTGCGTTACACCGACACGATCAGGCGGAAAACCGTGCTGCCAATGCTGGTTGCGGTTGAAGCAAAGTTGGGCACAGCCAGCCACAACCAAAGCAGCCAGGACCGCCACGCACGGCTGATTGATGAGGTGGTGGAAAGCCTGCATAAAATGATTGAAGTAAAGCCATCCAAAGATGCCGACATTATCCAAGTGATAACCCGCGCCGGCGACCCGCTGGAAGCAGCATTGGTGGCCAACACTTTTGCCGAGGTCTATATCAAGGATAACAAGGAACAGAACAGCCGCAAAGCCACGCAGATTCGGCAGTTCGTGGCCGACAAGATGGAAAAAGTGCGGGACTCGCTGGCGGTGATTGAACTCCGGTTGAAGGATTACCTAGAATCCAAAAACATTCTGGGCCTTGATATCCAGGCGCACGACTTGGTGCAGGCTAAATCGAAACTGGAGAACGATGCCTCGCAGACGCAAATCCAGATTTCTACGTTGTCGCGGAAACTGCAAGAAGCACGGCAGCAATACCAAGCGGTGGATAGCGGGTTTGCTACCGAGTTTGCTTCGGGCGATTGGGCCTACGCCTCGCAGCTTCAAACACAGATTGCCAGCCTGAAAACCCAGCGCGGCCTGATGCTCTCGGTCCCATTTGACGGAGCCAGCAAATTGGCATATGACCAAAAAGTAAAAACGCTGACCGAGCAGATGGAGATGCTGGAATCGCAGCTTGCGCCGGTGATCGCACGCCTGAAAAACTCCAACGTGGGAACCTTGCTCTCCACCACAAAACAAGGGGAGCTTCCCACCGCTCCGTTGGGGAACCTTCGCCAGCAAATTTTTGAAGATGAGATTGCCTTGCAGGCTTTGCGTGCACAAGGCGCAGCAATCAACGCGGCGCGGGCCCAGGTGAACGCGCAGATGTCGGCAGTGCCGCAACAGCAGATGGATGTTGGCCGGCTGGTGCGCGAGCAATCCGCCTCGGCAAAGATGTACGAGGATATGTTGGACGAGTACAACAAGAAAGTGCTGGAGGAGCAATCCGTCACCTCCACCGCACGCATTTTCGAGGATGCCCAGCCGGTGCTGAAACCGGTTAGCCCCAACCGCACGGCGAACATTCTTACCGGATGCTTTTTGGGCTTGGCAATCGGCGTGGGGATTGCCCTGCTGCTGGCCTACAGCGACACCACCGTCCACTCCCCCGATGACCTTGAGAAGCATGGGTTCACGGTGCTGACGGCAATCCCGCTTATCCCGGAAGGGATGTTGAATTATGAGATCATCAGCAACGACCCACTATCGGTGCGCTTAAATGGCAGGGCTTCCTCCCATCTTATCACCCATATCCAACCGAAAGCTCCTATCTCGGAATCGTACCGCTCGCTACGGACCGCGGTGCAGTTTGCGGCGATTGAGGAACCGGTGCGGAAGATTCTGGTGGCAAGCTCGGTCCCGCAGGAAGGGAAATCCACCACCAGCACCAATCTGGCAATCACCCTTGCCCAAAGCGGCGCACGGACGTTGCTGATTGACTGCGACCTTCGCCGCCCCACCCAAAATTCCGTCTTCGGATTCCCGCGCGAGCCGGGTTTGGTGAACTGCTTAATCGGAATGGCGCGGTTGGATGAGGCAATCCGCCCCAGCGGTATCCCCAACCTTGACATTCTAAGCTCAGGCTCAATCCCGCCAAACCCGTCGGAGCTGATCGGCTCGCGCCGGATGCGCGAACTGCTGAACGACTTGGAGAAGGATTACGACATGATCCTGATTGACTCCCCGCCGATAGGAGCCGTAACCGATGCCATGATCCTTTCGACGATGACCGACACGACGATTCTGGTGGTGCGGGCTCACAAAACGAAGATGGAGTTCTTGGAGAAATCACGCGAGGGGCTGGAGCGGGTAAACACACCCCTGCTTGGTGTGGTGCTGAATGACTTCGACGTGTCGCAGACCTACGGCTCGGCCTCGTACAAATACTACCGTTACTACCGCTACTACAACTACTACGGCGGGATGGAGGAGGAAGAGAGCAGCCGCCGGAAAGATCGCCGCGCAAAAGCGATTGCCAACGGGGAAGCTACCGAGAAGCAACCCAGGCTACATGGATAA
- the rpsU gene encoding 30S ribosomal protein S21 — translation MIGVTIQEGESIDRALRRFKKKYERAGVIKEYKRRTAFTKPSINNRMARLKAIRRQLRISREME, via the coding sequence TTGATCGGAGTGACCATCCAAGAAGGTGAGTCCATTGACCGCGCATTGCGCCGCTTCAAGAAAAAATATGAGCGCGCAGGGGTGATTAAGGAGTACAAGCGCCGCACGGCCTTTACGAAGCCCTCAATCAACAACCGCATGGCGCGCTTGAAGGCAATCCGCCGCCAGTTGCGCATCTCGCGCGAGATGGAGTAA
- a CDS encoding DUF4920 domain-containing protein — protein MTTYAILALLLLAATQHPSLAQGDAVSLSHNTAALSDTAAKRSFGAPLTLDPATAITVSAAMQDTAKFGQTVLVHGTITDVCMKKGCWLVVTDQAGTMRVTFKDYGFFVPKNVHNRTVYLQGVVKREVIEEDLAKHYAEESNKGPKPEEITGPQTVITMVADGVVIVE, from the coding sequence ATGACAACGTACGCTATTCTGGCATTGCTGCTGCTGGCAGCCACGCAACACCCATCATTGGCGCAGGGGGATGCCGTTTCCCTCTCCCACAATACGGCGGCCCTTAGCGACACCGCCGCCAAACGCTCATTCGGCGCGCCGCTGACGCTGGACCCCGCCACGGCAATCACCGTTAGCGCGGCCATGCAGGACACCGCAAAGTTTGGCCAAACCGTTCTTGTGCACGGGACCATCACCGATGTCTGCATGAAAAAAGGATGCTGGCTGGTGGTGACCGACCAAGCCGGAACAATGCGCGTGACGTTCAAAGATTACGGCTTCTTTGTGCCGAAGAATGTGCACAACCGCACCGTGTACCTACAAGGCGTGGTGAAGCGCGAGGTGATTGAAGAAGACCTTGCCAAGCACTATGCCGAAGAATCGAACAAAGGACCGAAGCCGGAGGAGATTACCGGCCCACAAACCGTTATCACCATGGTGGCCGATGGCGTGGTGATTGTGGAGTAA
- a CDS encoding SpoIIE family protein phosphatase, translating into MSQPSKPAVATAITLPRWSRAVSIVAIAVAWVCVLLYDLLTLNFTDPLDAGHGFFRTLFPLVGFVPFAARLFQPEDIATDAEAYETYTNITLITAIAGVFGLVAYLLIFTWEDFRLLSNIWAFIVGRLVALVAYVAVPLVAEGLLRLYRYRSKLAPSRIALGYSYGLAVLVIIPLFVAFFGSLQNVREVAYMLSGLLGVMGFLLSVRGGWIVNLRKRQKLKLLLWAMVGGLACLPLMPETTELAASLYGFFPGLLSLTFGIIISMLVTQITVFFNAMLALPTAEAIDRRNIEVSSLANFARLLTQSFDSNELTDTAIAITCSVTRSQAAWIELGEGATRELLYGTSPKLPAAVAQALMDARATRQHSISEAVRNNERVEMIGQTGEGRWALKNGTTRALRSVAAAPLRSGNKLIGTLFVAKEQVFGFDREHLTILEVVAHQIALSIEQSRLIQQSFERERFEQEMLIARTLQQQLLPKTMPNSLFHEIHAESEPASIVGGDYYDTIAFSDHTIGIVVGDVSGKGASAALYMGMVKGIVQAFSGECATPKEFLIKVNHALHGTIDHRWFVTMTCAQIIDEERTLRIARAGHCPTLVLQQGKAWFAKSPGIGLGIAKPALFQRTLQEEVVKFMVGDYAIFFSDGLPEARNPQGDELEYERLRAIVERAAAAQPSAQEMRDAIFEGINKFTDGESLVDDTTLVVVRWR; encoded by the coding sequence ATGAGTCAACCAAGCAAACCAGCCGTAGCAACCGCCATCACCCTGCCGCGATGGAGCCGTGCGGTCTCGATCGTGGCGATTGCGGTTGCCTGGGTCTGTGTGCTGCTGTATGACCTTCTCACGCTGAATTTCACCGACCCGTTAGATGCCGGGCATGGGTTCTTCCGCACACTGTTTCCGCTGGTTGGCTTTGTTCCCTTTGCTGCCCGATTGTTCCAGCCGGAGGATATCGCTACCGATGCCGAGGCCTACGAAACCTACACCAACATCACGCTGATTACCGCCATTGCTGGCGTATTCGGGCTGGTTGCGTATCTGCTGATTTTTACGTGGGAGGACTTCCGCCTTCTTTCCAATATCTGGGCCTTTATTGTTGGGCGATTGGTGGCATTGGTGGCCTACGTTGCCGTGCCGCTGGTGGCCGAAGGATTGCTGCGGCTGTATCGCTACCGCTCCAAATTGGCTCCTTCCAGAATTGCGCTTGGATATTCCTACGGCCTTGCGGTGCTGGTGATTATCCCCTTGTTCGTTGCCTTTTTTGGCAGCCTGCAAAATGTCCGCGAAGTGGCATATATGCTGAGCGGGTTGTTGGGCGTGATGGGCTTTTTGCTTTCGGTGCGGGGTGGTTGGATTGTGAACTTGCGGAAACGCCAAAAGCTAAAATTGCTCCTGTGGGCAATGGTTGGCGGCCTGGCCTGCCTGCCGCTAATGCCGGAAACAACCGAGCTGGCAGCGTCGCTCTATGGCTTCTTCCCGGGATTGCTCTCACTCACCTTCGGCATCATCATCTCGATGCTGGTGACGCAGATCACCGTGTTCTTCAACGCCATGCTTGCGCTCCCCACCGCCGAAGCGATTGACCGGCGGAACATCGAGGTTAGCTCGCTGGCAAACTTTGCGCGGCTGCTTACCCAATCGTTCGATAGCAACGAACTTACCGACACAGCAATCGCCATCACCTGCAGCGTTACCCGCAGCCAAGCTGCGTGGATCGAATTAGGGGAAGGCGCCACGCGCGAGCTGCTGTACGGCACTTCGCCGAAACTTCCGGCAGCCGTGGCCCAGGCCCTGATGGACGCACGTGCCACGCGCCAACACAGCATCAGCGAAGCGGTGCGGAACAATGAACGGGTGGAGATGATTGGCCAAACGGGGGAAGGGCGGTGGGCCTTGAAAAACGGAACAACCCGCGCCCTCCGCTCCGTTGCTGCCGCCCCGCTCCGCTCCGGAAACAAACTGATCGGAACGTTGTTTGTGGCAAAGGAGCAAGTGTTCGGGTTCGACCGCGAGCATCTGACAATCCTTGAGGTTGTGGCCCACCAGATTGCCCTTTCCATTGAGCAGTCGCGGCTTATCCAACAGTCGTTCGAGCGGGAGCGGTTCGAGCAGGAGATGCTGATTGCCCGCACGCTTCAGCAGCAATTGCTCCCCAAAACCATGCCGAACAGCCTGTTCCACGAGATCCATGCCGAATCGGAGCCGGCCAGCATCGTTGGTGGCGATTATTACGACACCATCGCCTTCAGCGACCACACGATCGGGATTGTGGTTGGCGATGTTTCCGGGAAAGGGGCAAGCGCCGCGCTCTACATGGGCATGGTGAAGGGGATCGTCCAAGCCTTCTCCGGCGAGTGCGCAACCCCAAAAGAATTTCTGATAAAAGTGAACCACGCGCTGCACGGGACCATTGACCACCGCTGGTTCGTCACGATGACCTGCGCCCAGATCATTGACGAAGAACGGACGTTGCGGATAGCCCGCGCCGGCCATTGCCCCACGCTAGTGCTGCAACAGGGAAAGGCGTGGTTCGCAAAATCGCCAGGGATAGGGTTGGGCATAGCCAAGCCCGCATTGTTCCAGCGAACATTGCAGGAGGAAGTGGTGAAGTTTATGGTGGGGGATTATGCTATCTTTTTCAGCGACGG